Below is a window of Mycolicibacterium chitae DNA.
GGCGTCGGTCGGGGTGGCGGCGCGCAGGTCGGCGACCAGGTCGCACAGCGGATTGTCCGGTTCGTGGCCCACGGCGCTGACCACCGGGGTGGTGCACGCCGCGATCGCGCGGCACAGCGTCTCGTCGGAGAACGGCAGCAGATCCTCGACGCTGCCGCCCCCGCGGGCCAGCACGATGACGTCGACCTCCGGGGCGCGGTCCAGCGCCGCGAGGGCCTCCACGATCTGCGCCACCGCGGTGGGTCCCTGCACCGCGGTGTTGCGGATCGCGAACCGCACCGCGGGCCAGCGCCGCGTCGCCACCGTGGTCACGTCGTGTTCGGCGGCGCTCGCACGGCCGGTGATCAAGCCGATCGTGTTAGGCAGGAACGGCAAGGGACGCTTGAGCCGCGGATGGAACAGGCCCTCGGCCTCGAGCAGCCGACGCAGCCGCTCGATGCGGGCCAGCAGCTCACCGATGCCGACGGCCCGGATCTCGTGGACCCGCAGCGAGAACGTGCCGCGGCCGGTGTAGAAGTTGGGCTTGCCGAGCACCAGCACCTGGGCGCCCTCGGTCAGCCGCACCGGCGCGTCGAGCACCAGGTTCCGCGGGCAGGTCAGCGACAGCGACATGTCCGCGGCGGGATCCCGCAGGGTGATGAACACCGTCGACGAACTCGACCGCAGGTTCAGCTGGGCGATCTGCCCCTCGACCCACACCATGCCGAGCTTGTCGATCCAGCCCGCCACCCGCACGGCGACCGCCCGTACCGGGTAGGGGTTCTCCGGTGCCTGACCCTGCGCCGGATCGCTCACTTGGCGCTGGCGCGGGTGATTCTGTTGGCCAGCAGGGTCTGGAACGGCGCGCGGGCCTTGGTGGCCTCCTCGAAGGCCAGCAGCTCGGAGAGCTCGTCGACCGACAGCGACTGCAGCCGCGCGCGCAGCTGCGCGAGCGTCAGCGACGCGTAATCGATGCGCGAGGCGACGTCGGGCGCGCTCACGTCGGCGCCCGCGGACTGGCCGTTGGGGCTCGACGCCGCGGCCTCGGGGGCCTCGTCGGTGGAGTACAGCGCGAACCGGCCCTCGGTCATCCGCTCGCCGGAGTCCGTCGACCCTCGCGGGGCTGCGTCGGGGGAGTCGTCCTCGTCCTCGTCGAAGGTGGCCCACTCCGGCTGCTCATCCTTGGGCGGGAACAGCGTCTCGAGGGTGGAGTCGCCCTTGATCACCAGGTCAGCGAGATCCTGCTGCACCTTCATCACCAGGTGAGCGAATTGACTGGCCAGACTCATCGGCGACATCAGGATGGTCTGCGGCAATTTCCGGGTCTCCTCCACGGCGGTCGCCGCGACCCCAACGAGCAACCGGACGCCATACGGTGCACTAGACATGAGAGCCAGACTACTTCCGGCTCCAGCATTGGCTTGTTGTTGCCCGGGGTAAGTAGGCTGGTGTCATGTCAGCAACGGTCAATATGGGCATTCCCGGTGCCACCAGCACGGTGGTGGCACCCGTGCGCGGAAAGCGCGTCCTGTTGGCCGAACCCCGCGGCTACTGCGCCGGCGTGGATCGGGCCGTCGAAACCGTGGAGCGCGCCCTGGAAAAGCATGGCGCCCCCGTCTACGTCCGGCACGAGATCGTGCACAACGTGCACGTCGTGGAGACCCTGGCCAAGGCCGGGGCGATCTTCGTCGACGAGACCGACCAGGTGCCCGTCGGATCGATCGTGGTGTTCTCCGCCCACGGTGTGGCCCCGACGGTGCACGCCAACGCCGCCGAACGCGACCTCAAGGTCATCGACGCCACCTGCCCGCTGGTCACAAAGGTGCACAACGAGGCCAAGCGCTTCGCCCGCGACGACTACGACATCCTGCTGATCGGCCACGAGGGGCACGAGGAAGTTATCGGCACCGCCGGTGAGGCACCCGATCACGTGCAGCTGGTCGACGGCCCGGAGTCGGTGGACAAGGTCGTCGTCCGCGACGAGGACAAGGTCATCTGGCTGTCGCAGACCACCCTGTCGGTCGACGAGACCATGGAGACCGTGCAGCGCCTGCGCGAGCGGTTCCCCAAGCTGCAGGACCCGCCGAGCGACGACATCTGCTACGCGACGCAGAACCGCCAGGTCGCGGTCAAGGCGATGGCCCCGGAATGCGAGCTGGTGATCGTGGTCGGCTCGCGGAACTCGTCGAACTCCGTGCGTCTCGTCGAGGTCGCGCTCAACGCCGGTTCGGACACCGCCCACCTGGTCGACTACGCCGAGGACATCGACCCGGCCTGGCTCGACGGCGTCACCACCGTCGGCGTCACCTCCGGCGCCTCGGTGCCCGAGATCCTGGTGCGCGGCGTGCTCGAGCGGCTCGCCGAGTACGGCTACGGCACCGTACAGTCGGTGACCACCGCCAACGAGACCCTGGTGTTCGCGCTGCCCCGGGAGATCCGCCCGGCCCGACGCTGAGGTTCGGGCGCGTTCAGGGGGCCACGGGGTAGCCGCTGCGGATCGCGATGCGGTTCCAGGTGTTCATCACGATCGCCAGCCAGCTGACCGCCGAGACCTGCGCGTCGTCCAGCGCGCCGGTGTCCCACTCGTGGCGCTCCGGCACGGGCAACTCCGTGACGTCCTCGGCCAACGCGAGCGCCGCGCGTTCCTGCTCGGTGAAGTACTGCGACTCCCACCACGCCGCGACGACCGCCAGGCGGTCGGTGCTCTCACCCTTGTCCAGGGCGTCGCGGGTGTGCATGCGCAGACAGAACGCGCACCCGTTGAGCTGGGACACCCGGATCTTCACCAACTCGGCCAGCTTGGCGTCCAGGCCGGCCCGGGCGACGGCGTCCTCGGCCTCCTGATTCAGGGCCAGCACGGCCTGATAGGCCGCCGGATGTTGCTTGCTCAGATTGACCCGTGTCATCGTCGGCCCCCTGTGTGCTGGGTTCAGTCGTAATCGCTGTAGCGGGCGTGCCGCGCCCGCGGACGACGGCGGTGCTGCACGTTCTCCTGCGCGCCGCTGTCGCCGGCATCGGAGCCCCGGTACCGCACCTTGGACACCGGATGGTGGCTGCCGTTGGCCGGCGCCGGCCGGCGGCGCGGCGGTGGCATGTCGTAGGGATCGCCGCCGGGATAGGGCTCCGCGGGCGGGCCGTACCGGTCCGGGCGCGGCATCGGACGCTCATACGGGGAGCGCTGGCGCGACTGCCGCGGCTCGCGCAGGTACTCCGGCGGCGGGCGCCGGGACGGATCCCGCGGCGCGCGGCGGCGCGGCGGCAGCGGAGCGTCGAACTCGTCGTCGCGGTCCCGGGCATGTGTGGGGCGCCTGCGCGACGGCGGCGGCGGGGCGGACCCGTCGTCCAGGGGCGGCCGGACGTGGCGCGAGCGACTCGGCGCGGCCCGCTTGGTGGGCCGTCGGCTCCCGGGACGCGGGCGCGACGTGGTGTTGCGATCGATGGCGTGCCTGCGCGGGTCCTCGCCGTCGGGCGCGGCGCGGCGCGGCATCGCCAGGGTCGAGAGCTTGGCCTTGATGGCGGCCAGGACGCCGGCCAGGGCCGCGGGTCCAGCGGTGGCGCGGGCGCTCGAGGTGCGGGCTGCCGCGGCCGGGGTGGGCCGGGCCGAGTCGCCGAAGTACCACCGCGCCATGCCGATCAGCAGCACGATCACCGAGGTGGTGAACATCAGCAGGAACCGCTCGATCAGCGGATAACCGCAGTTGATCAGGATGTCCTTGATGCCGTC
It encodes the following:
- the xseA gene encoding exodeoxyribonuclease VII large subunit, which encodes MSDPAQGQAPENPYPVRAVAVRVAGWIDKLGMVWVEGQIAQLNLRSSSSTVFITLRDPAADMSLSLTCPRNLVLDAPVRLTEGAQVLVLGKPNFYTGRGTFSLRVHEIRAVGIGELLARIERLRRLLEAEGLFHPRLKRPLPFLPNTIGLITGRASAAEHDVTTVATRRWPAVRFAIRNTAVQGPTAVAQIVEALAALDRAPEVDVIVLARGGGSVEDLLPFSDETLCRAIAACTTPVVSAVGHEPDNPLCDLVADLRAATPTDAAKRIVPDTAAEQALVDDLRRRSARALRSWVGREERHLAQLRSRPVLADPLRMLRDRADEVHRARRTIRKDVTRLVAGESDRIEHLSARLSTLGPAATLARGYAVVQAGTQVLRSVADAPAGTELRIRVADGAVTAVSQGEARD
- a CDS encoding 4-hydroxy-3-methylbut-2-enyl diphosphate reductase, yielding MSATVNMGIPGATSTVVAPVRGKRVLLAEPRGYCAGVDRAVETVERALEKHGAPVYVRHEIVHNVHVVETLAKAGAIFVDETDQVPVGSIVVFSAHGVAPTVHANAAERDLKVIDATCPLVTKVHNEAKRFARDDYDILLIGHEGHEEVIGTAGEAPDHVQLVDGPESVDKVVVRDEDKVIWLSQTTLSVDETMETVQRLRERFPKLQDPPSDDICYATQNRQVAVKAMAPECELVIVVGSRNSSNSVRLVEVALNAGSDTAHLVDYAEDIDPAWLDGVTTVGVTSGASVPEILVRGVLERLAEYGYGTVQSVTTANETLVFALPREIRPARR
- a CDS encoding lipid droplet-associated protein; the encoded protein is MSSAPYGVRLLVGVAATAVEETRKLPQTILMSPMSLASQFAHLVMKVQQDLADLVIKGDSTLETLFPPKDEQPEWATFDEDEDDSPDAAPRGSTDSGERMTEGRFALYSTDEAPEAAASSPNGQSAGADVSAPDVASRIDYASLTLAQLRARLQSLSVDELSELLAFEEATKARAPFQTLLANRITRASAK
- a CDS encoding carboxymuconolactone decarboxylase family protein encodes the protein MTRVNLSKQHPAAYQAVLALNQEAEDAVARAGLDAKLAELVKIRVSQLNGCAFCLRMHTRDALDKGESTDRLAVVAAWWESQYFTEQERAALALAEDVTELPVPERHEWDTGALDDAQVSAVSWLAIVMNTWNRIAIRSGYPVAP
- a CDS encoding DUF6542 domain-containing protein — translated: MPAQRARSSVPAEHRSAHPNIQGVPWWAAVLIATLGTALGFAFDAGSGNRELSAVFAALYLLGCVAAVLAVRQEAIFTAVVQPPLILFVAVPGAYFLFHLSEIDGIKDILINCGYPLIERFLLMFTTSVIVLLIGMARWYFGDSARPTPAAAARTSSARATAGPAALAGVLAAIKAKLSTLAMPRRAAPDGEDPRRHAIDRNTTSRPRPGSRRPTKRAAPSRSRHVRPPLDDGSAPPPPSRRRPTHARDRDDEFDAPLPPRRRAPRDPSRRPPPEYLREPRQSRQRSPYERPMPRPDRYGPPAEPYPGGDPYDMPPPRRRPAPANGSHHPVSKVRYRGSDAGDSGAQENVQHRRRPRARHARYSDYD